The Synechococcus sp. UW69 DNA segment TGCTCTGGGGCCTCACACTTCTGTGGAGTTTCCACAGTGGCCGCCTCGACCTGCTGCTGCGGGGGGTCTTTCACAGCCTGGTGGGGGTCACCGGCCTGTTGTTGCTGATGGTGGGAGTGGCCCTTTTGCTGGAAAAGGGTGGCCGCCGGGAACGGTGGCGATGGCCCTGGCTGCTCAGCGGCTTGATGGGCGTGCTGGTTTTGATGGTGCCGCCGACCCCCTCCTTTAGTGACCTGGCCAGCAACCGCCCCCAGGGCCTTCCAGATCCACCGGAATTGGCGTTTGTGCTGCCGCCGGAACAACGCAGCCTCACGGAATGGGTGCGTTACCTGCGCAGCCAGCCAGACCCCGATCTTGTCGCTGACAACCCTGTGCGAATCAGCGGATTTGTCTGGAGGCAGCCGGAGGGTCCACCGCTGATCGCGAGGCTCACCGTTCGCTGTTGCCTTGCCGACGCCACACCCGCTGGCCTGGCAGTGGAGTGGCCTGAGTGGTTCACACCAAAAACCAACCAGTGGTTAGCCATAAGCGGGACGATGACAGTGCAAAGCCGGAAGGATCGGCGCATCCCTGTCGTCGTTCCATCAACCATCACTCCGATTGAGAGGCCCGAGCGGCCCCTGGAGCCATGAGGCAGCGGTTGTTGATGCTCATGCTGATGGCCTGCACTGCAGTCCTGGCGCAGCAACAACTGCTGCTGCGCCGAACTCCGCGACTGGTGCAGCTCAAGCCCCAGCAGGTGCAGAGCGGCACCGCGGCACTGGATTTGCAGTTCAGTCGACCGATGAATCGGACCAGCGTCAGCGACGCCACCCGACTGGAACCGAACGTGGCCCATCAGTGGCTGGGGGAGACAACACCCCTGCGGATGGTGATCGATTCAAAGGTCGTGCTTAAGGCCCCGATCGAACTATCCCTCTCCGGCCAAGACCAACGCGAGCTGCTGCTGGATCGGCAGCAATGGTGGTGGGATCCGAGACCCTGGCTGATCGCGACGCGGCCAGTGCCAGGCGGCGAGCAGGTTCAACTGCAAACGCGATCAGGAGGCTGGATTCCCATCAGTCGGGTCTGGCCTGCCATCCCCAGCGTCGTGCCCTTAGGCAACGGCCGAGGCATCGCCCTGGTGGGGCGTGATCAGAACGGCACCGAACAGGTGTGGTGGGAGCAACTGACTCCCCGCAGCACCGCCATCAGCGTGGCGGCCTTAGGGCCACCGACTGTTAGCAGCACGCAGCCACTCTTAAAGGGGGAAGTGCTCTTCGCTCATCTCAGCAGCAATCTCAATGGCGATCTGCTGGTGCAAAGCGGAGGGTTCCGTCCTGGGAGCGATCAAGCCCTGCT contains these protein-coding regions:
- a CDS encoding TIGR03943 family protein is translated as MKSGSLMVLWGLTLLWSFHSGRLDLLLRGVFHSLVGVTGLLLLMVGVALLLEKGGRRERWRWPWLLSGLMGVLVLMVPPTPSFSDLASNRPQGLPDPPELAFVLPPEQRSLTEWVRYLRSQPDPDLVADNPVRISGFVWRQPEGPPLIARLTVRCCLADATPAGLAVEWPEWFTPKTNQWLAISGTMTVQSRKDRRIPVVVPSTITPIERPERPLEP